A single Tenacibaculum sp. 190524A02b DNA region contains:
- a CDS encoding dipeptidase — translation MKRSKRRTFIKTMGLTTIGLTLSSNLTSCQNNKSKKSYLTIDDMEVNDSLGNIIKLTDYSKKTVQLVKEASCIDMLSSYKDFFHKRNNIPLSNHWSSIPNSFTREDHSFVMNCGVNVFGWGSMKPTYESMLQFIADQNSIIASNPDYFLRIDTKKRLESVNKSGKIGMLITNQNSNHFRTLDDIKMFYGLGQRVSQLTYNDKNRLGCGAFVEKDTGITNYGKQVVQRMNEVGMAVDVSHCGDKTTLDAIGSSSKPVLITHGACRALAKGVTRAKTNEAIKALAKSGGVIGIPILRFMISNNEPVTIDHFFNHIDHIIQMVGVEHVGIGSDQGLYTEDYGEKSWRKLRLENAPSKYQTHTNKDFLLTIEKLNHPYRIYDIAEGLIKKGYTDEHVKMVLGNNFKRVLIEIFKH, via the coding sequence ATGAAAAGATCGAAACGAAGAACATTTATAAAAACAATGGGGTTAACAACTATTGGTTTAACATTATCATCTAACCTTACAAGCTGTCAGAATAACAAGTCTAAAAAAAGTTATTTAACTATTGATGATATGGAGGTAAATGATTCTCTAGGAAACATTATTAAATTAACAGACTATTCAAAAAAAACTGTACAACTAGTAAAAGAAGCTAGTTGTATTGATATGTTAAGTAGTTATAAAGATTTTTTTCATAAAAGAAATAATATTCCTCTAAGTAATCATTGGAGTTCTATCCCAAATTCATTTACTAGAGAAGATCACAGTTTTGTAATGAATTGTGGTGTTAACGTTTTTGGTTGGGGGAGTATGAAGCCCACTTATGAGAGTATGTTACAATTTATAGCAGATCAAAATAGTATTATAGCTTCTAATCCAGATTATTTTTTGAGAATTGATACAAAAAAGAGACTCGAAAGTGTAAATAAATCAGGAAAGATAGGAATGCTAATCACCAATCAAAACTCTAATCATTTCCGTACACTAGACGATATTAAGATGTTTTATGGATTAGGTCAAAGAGTTTCTCAACTTACTTATAATGATAAAAACAGGTTAGGTTGTGGAGCTTTTGTTGAAAAAGATACAGGTATTACTAATTATGGGAAACAAGTTGTTCAACGAATGAACGAAGTAGGAATGGCTGTAGATGTATCTCATTGTGGAGATAAAACCACTTTAGATGCAATAGGATCTAGTTCCAAGCCTGTACTGATTACCCATGGTGCATGTAGAGCATTAGCTAAAGGTGTAACTCGAGCTAAAACTAATGAAGCCATCAAAGCATTAGCTAAATCTGGTGGAGTTATAGGTATTCCTATTTTACGTTTTATGATTAGTAATAATGAACCAGTGACTATTGATCATTTTTTTAATCATATAGACCATATAATACAAATGGTAGGTGTTGAACATGTAGGTATTGGAAGCGATCAGGGTTTATATACAGAGGATTATGGAGAGAAAAGTTGGAGAAAGCTACGTTTAGAAAACGCTCCATCAAAATACCAAACACATACAAATAAAGACTTCCTTTTAACTATTGAAAAGCTTAATCATCCTTATAGAATATATGACATAGCAGAAGGACTTATAAAAAAGGGATATACGGATGAACATGTAAAAATGGTGTTAGGAAATAACTTTAAACGTGTATTAATAGAAATTTTTAAGCATTAG
- the aroQ gene encoding type II 3-dehydroquinate dehydratase — protein sequence MKKIIIINGPNLNLLGKREPTIYGNNSFEEYYKDLQKKYSNCNLEYFQSNIEGELVNKLHEVGFDFDGIVLNAAAYTHTSVAIADAVKAITTPVVEVHISNVYAREQFRHKSYLAPNTKGIITGFGLLSYELAIQSFL from the coding sequence ATGAAGAAAATAATAATAATAAACGGTCCTAACTTGAACCTTTTAGGAAAAAGAGAACCTACTATATATGGAAATAACTCTTTTGAAGAATATTATAAAGATTTACAAAAGAAATACAGTAATTGTAACTTAGAATATTTCCAATCAAATATAGAAGGAGAATTAGTAAATAAGTTACACGAAGTTGGGTTTGATTTTGATGGGATTGTATTAAATGCGGCTGCATATACACATACATCCGTAGCTATTGCAGATGCTGTTAAAGCGATAACTACTCCAGTAGTTGAAGTTCACATATCTAATGTATATGCAAGAGAACAATTCAGGCATAAAAGCTATTTAGCTCCAAATACGAAAGGAATAATTACTGGTTTTGGTTTATTAAGTTACGAATTAGCTATTCAAAGTTTTTTATAG
- a CDS encoding GNAT family N-acetyltransferase: protein MLKATVSDKNQIVTILCDAFEEITIPNSINFVVKQDQYRKKRLKVLMEYLVDTTFLFGDIYLSASKNTCLLIQYPHLKKTTLKTILFDIRLAFKCIGIFRIFKVLKREIVLNKCHIKEPHIHPIIMATKYNNKGKGSGYRLIKQVLEKYQSNKLPIIIETTTLENIKLYEHFGFSIFKKTNQFDYPLYFLKK from the coding sequence ATGTTAAAAGCGACAGTATCAGACAAAAATCAAATAGTTACAATTTTATGCGATGCTTTTGAAGAAATAACGATTCCTAATTCCATAAATTTTGTAGTAAAACAGGATCAATACAGAAAAAAACGCTTAAAAGTGTTAATGGAGTATTTGGTAGATACTACTTTTCTGTTTGGAGATATCTATTTATCAGCTTCTAAAAATACCTGTTTATTAATTCAATATCCACATTTAAAAAAGACTACTTTAAAAACAATACTTTTTGATATACGATTAGCTTTTAAATGTATAGGAATATTTAGAATATTTAAAGTTTTAAAAAGAGAAATAGTACTTAATAAATGCCATATAAAAGAACCACATATTCATCCTATTATAATGGCTACAAAATATAATAATAAAGGAAAGGGTAGTGGTTATCGGTTAATTAAACAAGTATTAGAAAAATATCAAAGTAATAAACTACCCATAATCATTGAAACTACTACACTAGAAAATATTAAGTTATACGAACACTTTGGATTTTCAATTTTCAAAAAAACAAATCAATTTGATTATCCTTTGTACTTTTTAAAGAAATAA
- a CDS encoding DUF4105 domain-containing protein, with amino-acid sequence MIIKKYLTLLFFFSFFGFSIAQQIQLSKFSQVSIITYGPGDALYEKFGHTAIRIKDPMFQFDLVYNYGIFDLDEANFYVNFTKGFMRYKLARYSFPRSLKLYGQDERWVKEQVLNLTRSQKNAVFKYLEENAQPEKASYFYDPFFNNCSTKPRDVIKEALGKAIIYNDDFVKEDASFRQLMNKEIHTNTWGSLGINIALGSKLDNIASAYEYLYLPDYVFNALEVAKVIKDGKEENLVLQTNTLLDFKEKELHGDTVNPFLIFLLLLFLGTFITYKDYKNNTRSTWFDFSLFLITGLFGILIVFLWFFTNHSTAPNNFNFLWAFAPNFIVAFFIRKKNPPKWISKYVSGLLILLCCIPIVWITKFQLFPIPFASFFVLLAIRYFYTLKSIKNFE; translated from the coding sequence ATGATTATAAAAAAATACCTTACCTTACTTTTCTTTTTTTCTTTTTTTGGTTTTTCAATAGCACAACAAATTCAGCTTTCTAAATTTTCTCAGGTAAGTATAATCACATACGGTCCAGGAGATGCTTTGTATGAAAAATTTGGGCATACCGCTATCCGAATTAAAGATCCTATGTTTCAATTTGATTTGGTATATAACTATGGTATTTTTGATTTAGATGAAGCTAATTTTTATGTGAATTTTACCAAAGGATTTATGAGATATAAATTGGCTAGATATTCATTTCCGAGGTCTTTAAAATTATATGGACAAGATGAACGTTGGGTTAAAGAGCAGGTTTTAAACTTAACTAGATCGCAAAAAAATGCTGTTTTTAAGTATTTAGAAGAAAATGCTCAACCAGAAAAAGCAAGCTATTTTTATGATCCTTTTTTTAACAACTGTTCTACCAAACCAAGAGATGTTATAAAAGAAGCGTTAGGAAAAGCTATTATTTATAATGATGATTTTGTAAAAGAAGATGCTTCCTTTAGACAATTAATGAATAAAGAAATACATACTAACACATGGGGAAGTTTAGGAATTAATATTGCTCTAGGTAGTAAATTAGATAATATTGCTAGTGCTTATGAATATTTATACTTACCCGATTATGTTTTTAATGCTTTAGAAGTTGCTAAGGTTATAAAAGATGGTAAAGAAGAGAATTTAGTATTACAAACAAATACGCTTTTAGATTTTAAAGAAAAAGAGTTGCATGGAGATACTGTGAATCCGTTTCTTATATTTCTACTCCTACTCTTTTTAGGTACTTTTATTACTTATAAAGATTACAAAAATAATACACGTTCAACCTGGTTTGATTTTAGTTTGTTTTTAATTACTGGGCTTTTTGGTATTCTAATAGTTTTTCTATGGTTTTTTACCAATCATTCTACAGCTCCGAATAATTTTAACTTTTTATGGGCTTTTGCCCCAAACTTTATTGTGGCCTTTTTTATCCGTAAAAAAAATCCACCAAAGTGGATTTCTAAATATGTTTCAGGATTATTAATTTTACTATGTTGTATTCCTATTGTTTGGATTACTAAATTTCAATTATTTCCTATTCCTTTTGCTAGTTTTTTTGTTCTTTTAGCTATTCGATATTTCTATACTTTGAAGTCTATAAAAAACTTTGAATAG
- a CDS encoding YheT family hydrolase yields the protein MPILTTDFIPNLPFRNPHFSTIYRPLFKNDTINYQRKRVTTWDNDFIDLDFSMVGSKSIVLLIHGLEGSANSNYMITTSNELNKNGFDTVCMNLRGCSGEDNLLLETYHSGKTDDVDFIVQYLCNKYSYNNILLIGFSLGGNLTLKYLGEYNTIPAKVKGAVAVSVPVDLTSSQAELQKIKNKLYLTEFLRSMKLKLLEKAEKHPHFKLDKKLLFKATKFRHIEKQYTVPVFGFKSSEDYWLKASSKPYLPKIKHPALLINSLDDSFLSEECYPYDEARNSTNFHLLTPHYGGHVGFLSSFSVENNNWLEQQIIHFINDKVDLS from the coding sequence ATGCCAATATTAACTACTGATTTCATACCTAACCTACCTTTTAGAAACCCACACTTCAGTACCATATACAGACCTTTATTTAAAAATGATACTATTAATTATCAACGAAAGCGAGTAACTACATGGGATAATGATTTTATTGATTTGGATTTTTCTATGGTTGGATCAAAATCAATAGTGCTTTTAATTCACGGTTTAGAAGGAAGTGCAAATTCTAATTATATGATTACTACTTCTAATGAGCTAAATAAAAATGGATTTGATACCGTTTGTATGAATTTGCGAGGTTGCAGTGGTGAAGATAATTTACTATTAGAAACGTATCATAGCGGTAAAACTGATGATGTAGATTTTATTGTACAATATTTATGTAATAAATATTCTTACAACAATATTTTACTTATTGGTTTTAGTTTAGGAGGAAACTTAACTTTAAAATATTTAGGAGAGTATAATACAATACCTGCTAAAGTTAAAGGAGCTGTGGCTGTTTCTGTACCTGTAGATTTGACTTCTTCTCAAGCTGAATTACAAAAAATTAAGAATAAATTGTACCTAACAGAGTTTTTACGTTCTATGAAATTAAAATTGCTGGAGAAAGCAGAGAAGCATCCGCATTTTAAACTAGATAAAAAGTTACTTTTTAAGGCTACTAAGTTTAGACATATAGAAAAACAATATACGGTACCTGTTTTTGGGTTTAAAAGTTCTGAAGATTATTGGCTAAAGGCTAGCTCTAAACCTTATTTACCTAAAATAAAACATCCTGCTTTATTGATAAATTCTTTAGATGATAGTTTTCTTTCTGAAGAATGTTATCCATATGATGAAGCTAGGAATTCTACTAATTTTCATTTATTAACACCACATTATGGTGGACACGTTGGCTTTTTGTCTTCTTTTTCAGTTGAAAATAACAATTGGTTAGAACAGCAAATTATTCATTTTATTAATGATAAAGTTGATTTGAGTTAA
- a CDS encoding PorV/PorQ family protein, translated as MKTRFLFFAVFFVTSAQAQFRNYSNEFLNIGVDAAALGMSKSVVATSNNVNSVYWNPAGLVAVEDYQGSLMHASYFAGIASYNFASFAMPVDQKSALGLAIIRFGVDDILNTTELIDSQGNIDYNRISLFSAADYAFNVAYARKMILDGFQFGVNAKIVRRIIGDFATSWGFGFDAGVQFKRNGWEFGLMVRDITTTFNTWAINETEFEKVKNAIPGKNQELPETTEITKPKLQVGAAKRFSFNRDFTLLAEVDLTMRFAKTNDIIATNFVSIEPSLGLQLDYEKMAFLRLGVGNIQKTLELDGSSSTAIQPNFGVGFKYRGVQIDYALTNIGSVGNALYSNIFSITFDYSFFRK; from the coding sequence TTGAAAACACGTTTTTTATTTTTTGCAGTTTTTTTTGTTACTTCTGCCCAAGCTCAGTTTAGAAATTATTCTAATGAATTCTTAAATATTGGTGTAGATGCTGCTGCTTTAGGAATGAGTAAATCAGTTGTAGCAACAAGTAATAATGTTAATTCTGTTTATTGGAACCCTGCTGGATTAGTTGCCGTTGAAGATTATCAAGGATCGTTAATGCATGCTTCTTATTTTGCAGGTATTGCTAGTTATAATTTTGCTTCTTTTGCAATGCCTGTTGACCAAAAAAGTGCTTTAGGATTGGCTATTATCCGTTTTGGAGTAGATGATATTTTAAACACTACTGAGTTAATAGACAGTCAAGGAAATATTGATTATAATAGAATTAGCCTCTTTTCTGCTGCTGATTATGCATTTAATGTAGCTTATGCTAGAAAAATGATATTGGATGGTTTTCAATTTGGAGTAAATGCTAAAATTGTTCGTAGAATTATTGGTGATTTTGCTACTTCTTGGGGATTTGGCTTTGATGCTGGAGTTCAGTTTAAAAGAAATGGTTGGGAATTTGGTTTAATGGTACGTGATATTACCACTACTTTTAATACTTGGGCTATTAACGAAACCGAGTTTGAAAAAGTTAAAAATGCTATTCCTGGAAAGAATCAAGAATTACCTGAAACTACTGAAATTACCAAGCCTAAATTGCAAGTAGGAGCGGCTAAACGTTTTTCTTTTAATAGAGACTTTACTTTGTTAGCTGAAGTTGATTTAACCATGCGTTTTGCTAAAACTAATGATATTATTGCTACCAATTTTGTGAGTATTGAACCTTCTTTAGGATTACAATTAGATTATGAAAAAATGGCTTTTTTACGTTTAGGAGTAGGAAATATCCAAAAAACTTTAGAACTTGACGGAAGCTCTTCAACTGCTATTCAACCTAATTTTGGTGTTGGATTCAAATATAGAGGTGTTCAAATTGATTATGCTTTAACGAATATTGGTAGTGTAGGAAATGCTTTATATTCTAATATTTTTTCTATTACCTTTGATTATAGTTTTTTTAGAAAATGA
- a CDS encoding MarR family transcriptional regulator — protein sequence MMSKKNNVYNSTPRLISVAERVFSSKLQKKLIENNIDITVEQWRILFYLWQKDGINQQELARRAKKEKSTITRKINAIEKKGLIVRKSLLEDKRNKLIFLTEKGIKIKHQALEIAHSITMKAEQNIPSEHIKILKDTINKIMKNLE from the coding sequence ATGATGAGTAAAAAAAATAATGTCTATAACTCAACTCCAAGGTTGATAAGTGTTGCTGAGAGAGTTTTTTCAAGCAAATTGCAAAAAAAATTAATAGAAAATAATATTGATATTACAGTTGAACAATGGCGAATTTTATTTTATTTATGGCAAAAAGATGGTATAAACCAGCAAGAACTTGCTCGTAGAGCTAAAAAAGAAAAAAGTACAATTACTCGCAAAATTAATGCTATAGAAAAAAAAGGGTTAATTGTTCGGAAAAGTTTACTTGAAGATAAAAGAAATAAACTAATCTTTTTAACCGAAAAGGGGATCAAAATAAAACATCAGGCTCTTGAAATAGCACATTCTATTACTATGAAAGCAGAACAAAACATACCTAGTGAACATATAAAAATTCTTAAAGATACAATAAACAAAATAATGAAAAATCTTGAATAA